The proteins below are encoded in one region of Puntigrus tetrazona isolate hp1 chromosome 5, ASM1883169v1, whole genome shotgun sequence:
- the LOC122344728 gene encoding uracil phosphoribosyltransferase homolog: METDLIEKMPCHNQQLNNSESPEHAAKHVRFARSSPAAETCQDEPCENQTPSDIQRQIGPQLKLLPLNDQIRELQTIIRDKTTSRGDFVFCADRLIRLVVEEGLNQLPYSECTVTTPTGHKYEGVKFEKGNCGVSIMRSGEAMEQGLRDCCRSIRIGKILIQSDEETQKAKVYYAKFPPDISRRKVLLMYPILSTGNTVIEAVRVLNEHGLQAKHIILLSLFSTPHGKTHAEPAVHT, translated from the exons ATGGAAACGGATCTCATCGAGAAGATGCCGTGCCATAACCAGCAGCTGAATAACAGCGAGAGCCCCGAACACGCCGCGAAGCACGTCCGCTTCGCCCGCAGCAGCCCCGCAGCCGAGACCTGTCAAGACGAGCCGTGCGAAAACCAAACCCCGAGCGACATCCAACGACAAATAGGACCTCAGCTGAAGCTCTTGCCGTTAAATGACCAAATACGAGAACTTCAGACAATCATTCGGGACAA AACTACCAGTAGAGGTGATTTTGTGTTCTGTGCTGATAGATTG ATAAGATTAGTGGTGGAGGAGGGTCTCAATCAGCTTCCATACAGTGAATGCACTGTAACTACACCAACAG GACATAAGTATGAAGGTGTGAAGTTTGAAAAGGGAAACTGTGGGGTTAGCATTATGAGGAGTG GGGAGGCCATGGAGCAAGGCCTAAGAGACTGCTGCAGATCAATCCGTATCGGGAAGATTCTGATCCAGAGCGATGAAGAGACACAAAAGGCTAAAGTTTACTATGCAAAGTTCCCTCCTGACATTAGCCGAAGGAAGGTTCTGCTCATGTACCCTATACTTA GTACAGGCAACACTGTAATAGAAGCGGTGCGGGTGCTGAATGAACACGGCCTGCAGGCCAAACATATCATACTACTGAGTCTCTTCTCCACTCCACACGGTAAGACACACGCAGAGCCAGCCGTGCATACTTGA
- the LOC122345865 gene encoding neurite extension and migration factor-like has protein sequence MDVLQESRYSGADRSPCPRDVSENESHDPLADVSHDLRRCDDIAPAALSLPSLCGQSQTSEGPLSPADLHDGSVSNTTSLSSLSSFSSLSSLSSLSSVPCSKPVTPWSVPQTCDRSSLSNMDSRGGDCLSCLIPKNQTEPESCESVLGFASINLQCLGPAPSAGRYGDQVLSDQLLSGPAHPAVTNEGAEEGRSMQESESDEDPASRSIYEGLGEEAQDWSCLETLISESRMELLDLCSRSELAVNLFCEEDVENYMFQEEETSLGTDVCSLKIRYESYQDGVQERSESALQDESQLGFFPSLPCSRKEGPKEKPDQSAEIKADDHVTPTISPDSNFLFDLSNSPEDSGEFSDDSSCTGSPDHGLSLRHGRLSRENSSSSSQLSYRLRAKRKVAYREDYLYDVDSIESEKNAEKREKTPAGFKKERDDDWCPKKRRRSSRKDPPVIIKYIIINRFKGQRHMRVRLGRVDPSPAVVCLSPNALLHYERLAPLKAYWQEREREQQEKNRLTAAETTKRLNGCKRPSTAPKRKHRMARLRIQQIHTVQTSLPSQTIVVPIHNQPGGTESLKSTEEPKEDITSVTHTARAKSRTQEREERRKAGKTGKIKKFKSEARLRLKKLKEAETQEVPESSEIEQCSPCLPENLSNSLEGNATNETSSNDPEKCTLTPAAPGTDGNAELLPGGYLQTLLEASESSSTANINYFHSGLQNPTLQPVQSCVLSPPSESELPHSPPPMNHGPHHTHYTEPNLTEPNQPISWPSQQSAEQLPFSPDIPTQSPMMPSGFPTPLPVLAGDSTNVTGFGQVSLSGCRVSYEESQPDADYGLSPTGSRSDGVGRLVSFNSLGSLSATSSNYSSLSLREGEREREEEIGEINDGFLPHCSPRLILQQSLEEVAPLRESTDLLDISNFTPDKFRHSSLSEMSPPDTPNSSPQLLGNCGKSGEFSEATEANVQWNCGVVPQLNQDGNPHHLQIHSFNTEEDEVGLRDHKGSTKKGGKNGQATKKSKTAKTAKGEKVKLPRQGSRSVRKIKALLEGKAAKSVGGSGSGASSPTPSLGLIGAQGEWPITGGLSNDDQREFQEPSNILSNIVSGMAEVQRFMRASVEPLWGPCLSPGQHALQSQTLKILGNAADLKKRGGASSGGRGKKGAGRGGKALPKLLPPGFFPNLGLDCLPLPHRPAHKKMYRHKSSAKFAREELLAGKRDIKGVALTALVEKRSYNTVCVKSVSQNHGLDRAQRPALSLSKWLPSVQGSKIMCSILC, from the exons ATGGATGTTCTACAGGAGTCCCGATACTCAGGGGCAGATCGCAGCCCCTGCCCAAGAGACGTTAGTGAAAATG aaTCACATGACCCGTTGGCAGATGTGTCACATGATCTAAGGCGCTGTGATGACATTGCTCCTGCGGCGCTGTCCCTGCCCTCCCTCTGTGGCCAGAGTCAGACCTCTGAAGGTCCTCTTAGCCCAGCTGACCTGCATGATGGGTCTGTCTCCAACACCacctctctgtcctctctctcttcattttcctctctttcctccctttcgtctctctcttctgtgccctgttccaaacctgtgacGCCCTGGTCTGTGCCGCAGACCTGTGACAGGTCGTCCCTCTCTAACATGGACTCCAGGGGCGGAGACTGCCTTAGCTGTCTGATCCCCAAAAATCAGACAGAACCGGAATCCTGTGAGTCCGTACTCGGCTTTGCCAGCATCAATTTGCAATGCCTTGGCCCCGCCCCCAGCGCAGGTCGCTATGGTGACCAGGTTCTATCAGACCAGCTGCTCAGTGGCCCTGCCCATCCAGCTGTTACCAATGAGGGGGCTGAAGAAGGGAGGTCGATGCAGGAGAGCGAATCAGATGAGGACCCTGCATCCAGGAGCATATACGAAGGTCTAGGAGAGGAGGCACAGGACTGGAGCTGTCTAGAGACTCTCATCAGTGAGAGTCGTATGGAGCTATTGGACTTATGCTCCCGCAGCGAACTTGCAGTAAATCTGTTCTGTGAGGAAGATGTGGAGAATTACATGTTTCAGGAGGAGGAGACTTCACTTGGCACTGATGTCTGCTCACTCAAGATACGCTATGAGTCCTATCAGGATGGAGTGCAGGAGAGGAGTGAGTCTGCCTTACAGGATGAATCTCAGCTAGGTTTCTTTCCTAGCTTACCTTGCAGTAGAAAAGAGGGGCCAAAAGAGAAACCAGACCAATCCGCTGAGATTAAGGCTGATGACCACGTGACCCCCACTATTAGCCCAGACAGTAACTTTCTTTTTGACCTCAGTAACTCTCCAGAAGATTCCGGTGAATTCAGTGATGACAGCTCTTGCACAGGCTCCCCAGACCATGGGCTCTCCCTTCGCCATGGCCGCTTGTCCAGAGAAAACTCTAGCTCCTCCAGCCAGCTAAGCTACCGCCTCAGAGCCAAGAGGAAGGTGGCCTACCGAGAAGACTACTTGTATGATGTGGACTCAATAGAAAGtgagaaaaatgcagaaaaacgaGAAAAAACCCCTGCTGGGTTTAAGAAAGAGCGTGATGACGACTGGTGCCCAAAGAAGAGGCGGCGGTCAAGTAGGAAGGACCCACctgtcattataaaatatataatcattaatcGTTTTAAAGGCCAGAGGCACATGAGAGTGCGTCTGGGGCGAGTCGACCCATCACCTGCTGTGGTCTGTCTGAGTCCAAATGCTCTGCTTCACTATGAGAGACTTGCACCATTAAAAGCATACTggcaggaaagagaaagagagcagcaGGAGAAGAATAGATTAACAGCAGCAGAAACAACCAAACGTCTCAATGGCTGCAAAAGACCAAGCACTGCTCCCAAACGCAAGCACAGGATGGCCAGACTCAGGATCCAGCAGATCCACACCGTACAGACTTCCCTCCCCAGCCAAACTATAGTGGTCCCCATCCACAATCAACCAGGGGGGACCGAATCCCTGAAAAGCACAGAGGAACCAAAAGAGGACATTACCTCCGTTACACACACTGCCAGGGCAAAAAGCAGAAcacaggagagagaggaaagaagaAAGGCAGGCAAAACAGGGAAGATAAAGAAGTTCAAAAGTGAAGCAAGACTTCGGTTGAAAAAGTTAAAAGAGGCTGAAACACAGGAAGTCCCAGAATCCTCTGAGATTGAGCAGTGCAGCCCATGTTTACCAGAAAACCTTAGTAACTCTTTGGAAGGTAATGCCACAAATGAAACCTCCAGTAATGACCCTGAAAAATGCACTTTGACCCCTGCTGCTCCGGGGACTGATGGAAATGCTGAACTCCTTCCCGGGGGTTACCTGCAAACACTTCTTGAAGCCTCTGAGTCATCAAGCACTGCTAACATTAACTATTTTCATTCAGGGCTACAGAATCCCACACTTCAGCCAGTCCAGAGCTGTgttctctctcctccctctgAATCAGAGCTGCCTCACTCTCCTCCACCTATGAACCACGGGCCCCACCACACGCATTATACTGAGCCAAACCTTACTGAACCAAACCAGCCCATTTCATGGCCATCCCAACAATCTGCTGAACAGCTGCCCTTCTCCCCAGACATCCCAACCCAGTCTCCAATGATGCCATCGGGCTTTCCCACACCGTTGCCTGTGTTAGCAGGGGATAGCACAAATGTCACAGGCTTTGGCCAAGTGTCTCTGTCAGGGTGCAGAGTCTCATATGAAGAATCCCAACCCGATGCTGATTATGGCTTGAGTCCGACTGGCTCTCGGAGTGACGGTGTGGGGCGGCTGGTTAGCTTTAACTCCCTGGGGTCACTTTCTGCCACCTCTAGCAACTACAGCTCACTCAGcctgagagagggagaaagggagagagaagaggaaattGGTGAGATCAACGATGGCTTCTTGCCACATTGCAGCCCACGGCTCATCTTGCAGCAAAGTCTAGAGGAGGTTGCTCCACTTCGAGAGTCGACTGACCTCTTGGATATCTCCAACTTCACCCCTGACAAGTTCCGGCATTCATCGCTCTCTGAAATGTCACCACCGGACACACCTAACTCTTCCCCTCAACTGCTGGGGAACTGTGGTAAATCTGGGGAATTTTCTGAAGCAACAGAAGCAAATGTGCAATGGAACTGTGGAGTTGTCCCGCAGCTTAATCAAGACGGAAACCCACACCACCTACAGATACACTCTTTCAACACAGAGGAGGATGAAGTAGGGCTAAGGGATCACAAAGGCTCAACGAAAAAGGGTGGGAAAAATGGACAAGCCACCAAAAAGAGCAAAACTGCTAAAACAGCGAAAGGAGAAAAAGTAAAGCTCCCACGTCAGGGTTCTCGTTCTGTGCGGAAGATCAAAGCCTTGCTAGAGGGAAAAGCAGCCAAAAGTGTCGGAGGGTCAGGAAGTGGTGCTTCTTCCCCTACTCCGTCGCTTGGCTTAATTGGAGCTCAGGGGGAGTGGCCTATTACTGGGGGACTGTCAAACGATGACCAACGAGAATTCCAAGAGCCATCAAACATCCTGTCCAATATAGTGTCTGGTATGGCTGAGGTACAGCGTTTCATGAGGGCCTCTGTGGAGCCTCTTTGGGGGCCTTGTCTTTCACCCGGTCAGCATGCACTCCAGAGCCAGACGCTGAAGATTCTGGGTAATGCTGCTGATCTTAAAAAGCGGGGTGGTGCCTCAAGTGGAGGTCGAGGGAAGAAAGGGGCTGGGCGTGGTGGTAAAGCACTGCCTAAACTTCTCCCACCTGGCTTCTTTCCTAACCTCGGATTGGACTGTCTCCCACTTCCACACCGTCCAgcccacaaaaaaatgtatcgtCACAAAAGCAGCGCTAAGTTTGCCCGCGAGGAACTCTTAGCGGGTAAAAGGGACATAAAAGGAGTAGCACTGACCGCTTTGGTCGAGAAACGGAG